A single window of Flavobacteriales bacterium DNA harbors:
- a CDS encoding glycosyltransferase family 2 protein, with translation MSRNAEIIVIVVTYNGLQWIDRCLGSVADPRGAIHTVVVDNGSTDGTVEAIKARFPDVELILPEKNLGFGHANNLGMKIALDRKAEFVFLLNQDAWLQPGALETMLESARKYPAYGILSPIHLNGAGTGLDYDFSKYVVPTKCPGFYSDLAVGQIKSDPYPLPFVNAAVWLVTARCLNVVGGFNPSFFHYGEDDNYIQRCAYHGFLIGVSAKAIAHHDRETRSVNKYFDPEVLELRRSVLNYSDPRTMLDPVAEKRNLVRRIIQRTISLQRTELKKALSKRKVLLDTPIDKVLDNRKKSLRVGPTFL, from the coding sequence ATGTCACGGAACGCAGAAATCATCGTTATCGTTGTAACATACAATGGTTTACAGTGGATCGACCGTTGTCTTGGAAGTGTTGCTGATCCGAGAGGCGCCATCCACACGGTGGTCGTGGATAATGGCAGCACGGATGGAACAGTAGAGGCGATAAAGGCTAGGTTTCCTGATGTTGAATTGATCCTGCCGGAAAAGAATTTGGGTTTCGGTCATGCGAATAATCTGGGAATGAAGATCGCGTTGGACCGCAAAGCGGAATTCGTATTTCTATTGAACCAAGACGCTTGGTTACAGCCGGGAGCACTGGAAACCATGCTCGAAAGTGCAAGGAAGTATCCGGCCTATGGCATACTAAGTCCAATTCACTTGAATGGGGCAGGTACTGGGTTGGATTACGATTTTTCCAAGTACGTAGTACCAACCAAATGCCCCGGATTCTATTCAGACCTTGCAGTAGGCCAGATCAAAAGTGACCCTTATCCGTTGCCATTCGTGAATGCAGCTGTTTGGTTGGTCACTGCAAGATGCCTGAACGTAGTGGGAGGGTTTAACCCGTCATTTTTCCATTATGGTGAAGATGATAATTACATTCAGCGATGTGCTTATCACGGCTTTCTAATTGGTGTTTCTGCCAAGGCAATTGCTCACCATGATCGAGAGACAAGAAGCGTGAACAAATACTTCGATCCGGAAGTATTGGAATTGAGAAGGTCGGTCCTAAACTATTCTGACCCTCGAACTATGCTCGATCCTGTTGCAGAAAAACGCAACCTGGTGCGCAGGATAATTCAGAGGACGATATCACTTCAGCGAACTGAATTGAAGAAGGCCCTAAGTAAGCGCAAGGTATTGTTGGATACGCCAATTGATAAAGTGCTGGACAATAGAAAAAAGAGTCTACGGGTAGGTCCTACTTTTTTATGA
- the pseC gene encoding UDP-4-amino-4,6-dideoxy-N-acetyl-beta-L-altrosamine transaminase, with protein MSKAQIPYGRQDISEEDIKAVVDVLQGDYLTQGPSIPAFEEAVANYCGANHAVAMNSATSVLHIACLSLGVGKGDMVWTSPVTFVASANCALYCGADVDFVDIDPVTYNMSVDRLMEKLAEAERKGCLPKVVIPVHLAGQSCDMVAINSLATKYGFKVIEDASHAIGGQYRSKKIGCCAYSDITVLSFHPVKIITTGEGGMGLTNDPVLAASMARLRSHGITRDPKEMTHASDGAWYYQQIELGYNYRITDLQAALGKSQLQRIDGFVERRHEINVRYNEAFKELPIRTPWQHADTYSAFHLYIIRLDLERSPIGHKALFDGLRSAGILVNLHYIPVHLQPYYATLGFKRGYLPEAENYYAEAMSLPMYSGLSENDQERVISTLSTLLGTT; from the coding sequence ATGAGCAAAGCACAAATTCCTTATGGTCGGCAGGATATATCCGAAGAAGATATTAAAGCAGTGGTTGATGTGCTTCAAGGCGATTACCTTACCCAAGGCCCGTCCATACCGGCATTTGAAGAGGCCGTGGCGAATTATTGTGGAGCCAACCACGCCGTGGCCATGAATAGTGCCACAAGTGTTTTACACATTGCATGTCTTTCACTAGGTGTTGGTAAAGGCGATATGGTCTGGACGAGTCCTGTCACTTTTGTTGCTTCCGCCAATTGCGCTCTGTATTGTGGAGCGGATGTCGATTTCGTGGATATCGATCCCGTAACATACAATATGAGCGTTGACCGGCTTATGGAAAAACTGGCAGAAGCTGAACGCAAGGGCTGTTTACCCAAAGTTGTAATTCCTGTGCATCTGGCCGGCCAGTCTTGTGATATGGTTGCGATCAATTCATTGGCGACCAAGTATGGCTTCAAGGTGATCGAAGATGCATCGCATGCCATAGGAGGGCAGTATCGATCAAAGAAGATCGGATGTTGCGCATACAGCGATATAACAGTACTGAGTTTTCATCCAGTTAAGATCATTACAACTGGAGAAGGGGGCATGGGTCTTACGAATGACCCTGTGCTTGCTGCGAGCATGGCCCGTTTGCGCTCACATGGCATAACCCGCGATCCGAAAGAAATGACCCATGCATCGGATGGAGCGTGGTATTACCAGCAAATTGAACTAGGGTACAACTATAGGATAACCGACCTGCAAGCGGCGCTAGGCAAAAGCCAGTTGCAGCGCATAGATGGTTTCGTTGAACGCAGACATGAAATCAATGTGCGGTACAACGAGGCTTTCAAAGAACTGCCTATCCGCACGCCATGGCAACATGCAGATACTTATTCAGCGTTCCACTTGTACATTATTCGCTTGGATCTGGAACGATCACCTATAGGGCACAAGGCACTTTTTGATGGCTTGAGGAGCGCAGGGATCCTAGTAAACCTGCATTACATACCGGTGCATTTGCAGCCATACTACGCTACGTTAGGATTTAAGCGCGGATACCTACCCGAGGCCGAAAATTATTACGCTGAGGCTATGAGTTTACCGATGTACTCGGGGCTGAGCGAAAACGATCAGGAACGTGTAATAAGTACGCTTTCTACGCTCCTCGGCACAACTTGA
- the pseB gene encoding UDP-N-acetylglucosamine 4,6-dehydratase (inverting) — protein sequence MRSIFITGGTGSFGKRFVKAVYKKYPNVERVVIYSRDELKQFEMAQDYPHSKYPSIRFFLGDVRDASRLRQAMEGIDVVVHAAALKQVPAAEYNPFEAIKTNVLGAQNVIDAAIAAGVKNVVALSTDKAAAPINLYGATKLCSDKLFIAANNIKGKHDIKFSVVRYGNVMGSRGSVVPFFLDRRSTGVLPITDPNMTRFNISLDQGVDMVFHAMDHAMGGEIFVPKIPSFRITDLVEAIGPECKAPIVGIRPGEKLHEEMITHSDSQNTIGTDRYYIIVPTKDGLTPAANLDRYIKHHGGKAVPMGFCYSSGDNPEWLGVDDLRKLIREQVDPNFDHKKAPAASV from the coding sequence ATGCGCTCAATTTTCATAACCGGTGGCACCGGCTCCTTCGGTAAACGATTCGTTAAAGCCGTATACAAGAAATACCCGAATGTTGAAAGGGTGGTGATCTATTCTCGCGATGAGCTCAAGCAGTTCGAGATGGCCCAGGATTACCCACATTCAAAGTATCCTAGCATACGGTTCTTCCTCGGTGATGTGCGCGATGCTTCTCGGCTCAGACAGGCGATGGAGGGTATCGATGTTGTTGTACATGCAGCAGCATTGAAGCAGGTTCCGGCAGCGGAATACAACCCGTTCGAAGCCATCAAGACCAACGTATTAGGCGCGCAGAATGTTATTGACGCGGCTATTGCTGCAGGCGTAAAAAACGTAGTTGCGCTAAGCACGGACAAGGCTGCGGCTCCCATCAATCTGTATGGTGCCACCAAGCTTTGCAGCGATAAATTGTTCATTGCTGCCAACAACATCAAGGGCAAACACGACATCAAATTTTCCGTAGTGCGTTATGGTAATGTGATGGGATCGCGCGGTTCCGTTGTGCCATTCTTCTTGGATCGTCGCAGCACCGGAGTATTGCCTATTACAGATCCTAATATGACCCGCTTCAATATCTCGTTGGATCAAGGAGTTGATATGGTCTTCCATGCCATGGATCATGCAATGGGCGGAGAGATCTTCGTTCCTAAGATCCCATCTTTCAGAATTACGGATCTCGTTGAAGCGATCGGTCCGGAGTGCAAAGCCCCGATCGTTGGCATACGTCCTGGTGAAAAATTGCATGAGGAAATGATCACGCATTCAGATAGCCAGAACACGATCGGTACGGATAGGTATTATATCATTGTTCCAACGAAGGATGGGCTAACACCAGCAGCGAATTTGGATCGTTACATTAAGCACCACGGTGGCAAAGCGGTTCCAATGGGCTTCTGTTATTCCAGCGGAGATAATCCGGAGTGGCTCGGTGTAGATGATCTACGCAAATTGATCCGCGAACAAGTCGATCCGAATTTCGATCACAAGAAAGCACCTGCGGCCAGCGTTTGA
- a CDS encoding GNAT family N-acetyltransferase, with product MNNSILELRSAKREDAKAVWLIANDALVRSMSFLSDPIPWDEHLKWYNDQLSNNGAVIYVLVADDERIVGNVRFAVERNIARISIALAPSSRGNGTGTKVIRMGCKKLFGTHSVEVIEALIRPSNQASVNAFVRAGFQKGSETVAHGEKALISVLDRITTKEKIGND from the coding sequence ATGAACAATTCCATACTTGAACTTAGGTCAGCTAAACGTGAAGATGCAAAGGCAGTATGGCTGATCGCCAATGACGCTTTGGTGCGCTCAATGTCATTCTTGTCAGATCCAATCCCATGGGATGAACACTTGAAATGGTACAATGATCAGCTGAGCAACAATGGCGCAGTGATCTACGTGTTAGTGGCGGATGACGAGCGTATCGTAGGTAACGTACGTTTTGCGGTTGAAAGGAACATTGCTCGGATCTCTATCGCCTTGGCCCCTTCCAGCAGGGGGAATGGAACCGGAACCAAGGTTATTCGAATGGGATGTAAAAAACTTTTTGGTACGCATAGTGTAGAGGTCATTGAAGCCTTGATACGGCCCTCGAATCAGGCATCGGTCAACGCTTTTGTGCGCGCCGGATTTCAGAAAGGTTCTGAAACGGTGGCGCACGGAGAAAAGGCCTTGATCTCTGTTCTGGACCGAATAACAACGAAAGAAAAAATTGGAAACGATTAG
- a CDS encoding ATP-binding cassette domain-containing protein — MENEVLVSVEGVSKKFCKDLRTSLRYGMRDIGNELIGRPRTTQLRDKEFWAVQDVGFELKRGECLGLIGKNGAGKTTLLRMLNGLIKPDHGQIEMRGRVGALIALGAGFNPILTGRENIFINGSVLGLSHSEINARLDEIIDFSELAEFIDMPVQSYSSGMSVRLGFAVATALEPDVLILDEVLAVGDAAFRHKCYRRINGIMKNCAVILVSHSMSQIGAVASSVGMMRKGRMEYFPNINDGIAAYNNDNADYQGISESERVFNTYPPVNAAKLSLVEDTITYGGTLQVELETELDAPIDNALISFTVTNANEQSVMNWHSTRSGHRIVLPTGRSVLRFQIDPLLLHDGRYRWNLWVGEVGSIEAKVYIMRGGEFTVKSNHKPVTDIPYLPDATKFTITPLTPYSERTERG; from the coding sequence ATGGAGAACGAAGTATTAGTAAGCGTAGAAGGTGTATCGAAGAAGTTCTGTAAGGACTTACGAACATCATTGCGCTATGGCATGCGCGATATCGGGAATGAATTGATCGGTAGGCCGCGCACAACGCAATTACGCGACAAGGAATTTTGGGCAGTACAAGATGTTGGCTTTGAGTTGAAACGCGGCGAATGCTTAGGGCTTATTGGAAAGAACGGTGCAGGCAAGACCACTTTGTTGCGCATGTTGAATGGTTTGATAAAACCTGATCATGGGCAAATAGAAATGAGGGGTAGAGTAGGAGCTTTGATCGCCTTGGGTGCTGGCTTCAACCCCATACTTACCGGTCGAGAGAACATCTTTATCAACGGCTCTGTACTTGGCCTTAGTCATTCAGAGATCAATGCCCGTTTGGATGAAATCATCGATTTCTCCGAGTTGGCCGAATTCATAGACATGCCGGTCCAGTCTTACTCATCTGGTATGAGTGTTCGATTAGGGTTCGCTGTAGCAACGGCTTTGGAGCCCGATGTACTTATCTTGGATGAAGTACTGGCCGTGGGTGATGCAGCATTCCGACACAAATGCTATCGCCGGATAAATGGTATCATGAAGAATTGTGCCGTAATACTTGTATCTCATAGTATGAGCCAGATCGGTGCGGTGGCCAGTTCCGTAGGTATGATGCGTAAGGGAAGAATGGAGTACTTTCCTAATATCAATGACGGAATAGCGGCATACAATAATGATAATGCGGATTACCAAGGCATTTCCGAAAGTGAGCGTGTTTTTAATACGTACCCACCAGTGAATGCGGCCAAACTGTCATTGGTTGAAGATACGATAACCTACGGTGGTACCCTACAAGTGGAACTAGAGACCGAATTGGATGCACCCATTGATAATGCACTGATCTCGTTCACGGTAACAAATGCCAATGAACAGTCGGTAATGAATTGGCATTCCACACGAAGTGGTCATCGAATAGTATTGCCAACAGGTAGGTCCGTATTGCGGTTCCAGATCGATCCACTTCTTTTGCACGATGGTCGCTACCGATGGAACCTATGGGTAGGAGAGGTCGGTTCCATAGAGGCGAAGGTCTACATAATGCGGGGAGGAGAGTTTACAGTGAAAAGCAACCATAAGCCGGTAACGGACATACCTTATCTTCCGGACGCAACCAAATTCACCATCACCCCGCTTACTCCGTACAGCGAGAGAACGGAACGGGGTTAA
- a CDS encoding glycosyltransferase: MSLPVISIITPSFQQAAYLPECIASVSSQSRAITEHIVVDGGSTDGSERIIRERADQLHWWCSEKDRGQSHAINKGLEHATGSIFGWINSDDALLPDALHTVSEAFAQDPELLIFEGIRMVRQKDGSEEPSPLDDPSDTEALYYSPKIAQQSTFYALDKVNGIGGVDEALNYVMDYELWLQFLFRYGTDQLRIEPVRLALFRMHEDSKTDTVPDAFVDEMAGVLHGLCCAVELQDLAQLLSVGHELPNGLRGIPVSMAEQGRVSRMVVEFLLKWNRVIHSERRFNAMRMFLSTRHADAHLLSTEQQERQTVIADQVVGGSWLTFRAKRKWDHLWR, encoded by the coding sequence ATGAGCTTACCGGTCATCTCCATCATAACCCCAAGTTTTCAGCAAGCCGCCTACTTGCCGGAATGCATTGCTTCGGTAAGTTCCCAAAGCCGTGCCATCACGGAACACATTGTCGTGGACGGTGGAAGTACGGATGGCAGCGAACGCATCATACGTGAACGTGCCGATCAGCTTCATTGGTGGTGTAGTGAAAAGGACCGGGGCCAGAGCCATGCGATCAACAAGGGGTTGGAACATGCAACCGGTTCCATATTCGGCTGGATCAACAGTGATGATGCGTTATTGCCAGATGCGCTGCATACCGTATCGGAAGCTTTTGCGCAGGATCCCGAGCTACTGATCTTCGAAGGAATTCGCATGGTCCGTCAAAAAGATGGTTCCGAAGAGCCTTCACCTTTAGATGATCCGTCGGATACCGAAGCGCTTTATTACTCTCCGAAGATCGCTCAGCAATCCACCTTTTACGCGTTGGATAAAGTGAACGGGATCGGTGGTGTGGACGAGGCACTCAACTATGTGATGGACTACGAACTATGGCTGCAATTCCTATTTCGATACGGAACGGATCAGTTGCGCATAGAACCGGTACGGCTTGCATTATTCAGAATGCATGAAGACAGTAAAACGGACACGGTGCCCGACGCATTCGTGGACGAAATGGCCGGTGTGCTGCACGGGTTATGTTGTGCAGTGGAGCTTCAGGATCTGGCGCAGCTACTCTCTGTCGGGCATGAACTGCCCAATGGCTTGCGGGGCATACCGGTAAGCATGGCAGAGCAGGGTCGTGTCTCGCGGATGGTCGTAGAGTTTCTTTTGAAATGGAACAGGGTAATTCACTCTGAACGAAGGTTCAACGCAATGCGGATGTTCCTTTCAACACGCCATGCTGATGCGCATTTGCTCAGCACAGAACAGCAAGAACGTCAAACGGTCATTGCCGATCAAGTAGTTGGTGGAAGTTGGCTAACGTTCCGTGCAAAGCGTAAATGGGATCACCTATGGCGATAA
- a CDS encoding ABC transporter permease translates to MTDRTYDHSERPSRSNLSITTYSPRSAMRNPSVLYKGMIQDFRASWGLAWRLAIRDIKAQYRQSYLGLLWAFITPLATTVAWIFLNSSGVVRVADTGIPYPVYVFTGTMLWQLLVESIQSPLVQTTAAKSMLTKLNFPREAVIISGAIKLLSSAGTKFLILIPAIFLLGVVPDWHLALVPLAMLVLIVAGLSLGLILAPLGMIYSDVGRAIPLVAQFAIYLSPVVFAMPEEGKLLSIFQWNPATSLILTGRAWLTGSESPMLMQFLLVSGASVVVLLVGWILYRITMPVMVERMST, encoded by the coding sequence ATGACCGATCGCACCTACGATCATTCTGAAAGGCCTAGCCGCAGTAACCTTTCCATTACGACCTACTCCCCGAGGTCAGCAATGCGCAACCCGAGCGTGTTGTATAAAGGAATGATCCAAGATTTTCGTGCATCATGGGGGTTGGCTTGGCGTTTGGCCATTCGCGATATAAAAGCTCAGTACCGGCAAAGCTATCTTGGTCTTTTGTGGGCATTCATCACCCCATTGGCCACCACGGTCGCTTGGATCTTTCTCAATTCCAGTGGAGTGGTGCGCGTTGCAGATACGGGAATTCCTTACCCCGTCTACGTTTTTACAGGAACTATGCTTTGGCAACTGTTGGTAGAATCCATCCAAAGTCCATTGGTCCAAACAACGGCGGCAAAGTCCATGCTCACCAAGTTGAATTTTCCACGCGAGGCGGTGATCATTTCCGGCGCTATTAAATTGCTGTCGAGTGCAGGTACTAAGTTTTTGATATTGATCCCTGCAATATTTCTTCTGGGTGTGGTTCCTGACTGGCATTTGGCACTTGTGCCTTTGGCTATGCTCGTGTTGATCGTCGCGGGCTTGTCCCTTGGCTTGATATTAGCCCCGTTGGGTATGATCTATTCAGACGTTGGGCGGGCCATACCCCTTGTTGCACAGTTCGCGATCTATCTTTCGCCCGTTGTATTTGCTATGCCCGAAGAAGGGAAGTTGTTGAGCATTTTCCAATGGAATCCTGCTACCTCGCTCATACTTACTGGAAGAGCTTGGCTCACTGGTAGCGAGTCGCCCATGCTCATGCAATTTTTGCTTGTATCCGGTGCATCCGTGGTGGTCCTCCTAGTTGGTTGGATATTGTACCGCATTACAATGCCGGTCATGGTAGAGCGAATGAGTACTTGA
- the pseI gene encoding pseudaminic acid synthase — MGKQKRCYIIAEISANHNGSLDAALEMVRIAKDAGADAVKIQTYTADTLTLDCDNEYFRIKGGTLWDGTTLYKLYQQAFTPWDWHPAIFAEAKRLGIDCFSTPFDDTAVDFLEQFDPPYYKIASFELTHHPLLAKVARTGRPVIMSTGMGTLQDIEESVEVLRTNGCKDLTLLKCTSSYPAPASEANLARIPDMATRFKTHVGLSDHTMGITVPVAAVVLGATMIEKHFCRSRKEPGPDSAFSLEPEEFAEMVRNVRIAEQAIGTVNYDRSPAEEKSIVFRRSIFVAEDMKAGDSITEKNIRVVRPGHGLHPKFYRTLLGKKVNINLTKGTPFTDEMVAKN; from the coding sequence ATGGGAAAGCAGAAGAGGTGCTACATAATTGCCGAGATCTCCGCCAACCACAACGGTTCGTTGGATGCCGCATTGGAAATGGTGCGCATTGCAAAAGATGCGGGAGCCGATGCCGTAAAGATCCAGACCTACACAGCGGACACCTTAACATTGGATTGCGATAACGAGTATTTCCGCATAAAAGGTGGCACGCTTTGGGATGGTACCACCTTGTACAAGTTGTATCAACAAGCATTTACACCATGGGACTGGCATCCGGCGATATTTGCAGAGGCCAAGCGGCTGGGGATAGATTGTTTTTCCACACCCTTTGATGATACGGCTGTGGATTTTTTGGAGCAATTCGATCCACCATATTACAAGATCGCATCGTTCGAATTAACGCATCATCCGTTGTTGGCGAAAGTGGCCCGAACCGGTAGGCCCGTGATCATGAGCACCGGTATGGGAACATTACAGGACATAGAAGAGTCCGTTGAAGTGTTGCGCACCAATGGATGTAAAGACCTTACATTGCTCAAATGCACCAGTTCATATCCGGCACCAGCTTCAGAGGCTAATTTGGCTCGTATCCCGGATATGGCCACACGGTTCAAGACCCATGTGGGATTATCCGATCACACCATGGGTATAACAGTTCCCGTTGCAGCCGTGGTCTTGGGTGCAACCATGATAGAAAAGCACTTCTGCCGTTCACGGAAAGAACCAGGTCCGGATAGTGCCTTTTCATTGGAACCGGAAGAGTTCGCAGAAATGGTCCGCAACGTTCGTATTGCGGAACAGGCCATTGGCACTGTGAATTATGATCGCTCACCTGCAGAAGAAAAAAGCATCGTTTTCCGTAGATCCATTTTTGTTGCGGAGGATATGAAAGCGGGCGATTCCATCACTGAAAAGAACATTCGCGTGGTGCGACCAGGCCACGGATTACATCCAAAATTCTACCGTACACTTCTTGGTAAGAAGGTCAATATCAACCTGACTAAAGGCACTCCATTCACAGATGAAATGGTAGCCAAGAATTAG
- the pseG gene encoding UDP-2,4-diacetamido-2,4,6-trideoxy-beta-L-altropyranose hydrolase: MNIFFRADASIEIGSGHVMRCLVLADRLALKGASCTFVCREHTGNLISVIQERGHTVISLPAMQITVDLPIYEKWLGAAKATDTAETIALLKNTTINWLIVDHYGVDAAWELELRPFVDKIMVIDDLANRAHDCELLLDQNLGTTVPDYDELTPASCRTLLGPEYALLAPVFGEVRSKIGSKRSQRTSDRILITMGGVDKVNVTSWILKELKKTELPENSEISVVMGKTAPWIDHVRAVAKDMPWPTVVDVNVNNMAERMAQSDIGIGAAGSTSPGNGVV, from the coding sequence ATGAACATTTTTTTCAGAGCAGACGCATCCATAGAGATAGGTAGTGGCCATGTTATGCGTTGTCTTGTACTCGCGGATCGGTTGGCCTTGAAAGGAGCATCGTGTACATTCGTTTGCCGCGAGCATACTGGAAATTTGATCTCAGTAATACAGGAACGTGGGCATACCGTGATCTCACTTCCGGCCATGCAGATCACAGTAGATCTACCCATTTACGAAAAGTGGTTGGGGGCGGCCAAAGCCACGGACACAGCAGAAACCATCGCCCTATTAAAGAACACAACTATCAATTGGCTCATAGTAGACCATTACGGTGTTGATGCTGCATGGGAATTGGAATTGCGTCCATTCGTAGATAAGATCATGGTCATAGATGATCTGGCCAATAGAGCACATGATTGTGAATTATTGCTTGACCAGAACTTGGGTACGACCGTTCCTGATTATGACGAATTGACCCCTGCATCTTGCCGAACGCTTTTAGGTCCGGAATATGCGTTACTAGCACCCGTATTCGGCGAGGTTCGTAGTAAGATCGGCAGTAAGCGATCGCAGCGTACATCCGATCGGATCCTGATCACCATGGGTGGCGTTGATAAGGTTAATGTTACGAGTTGGATCTTAAAGGAATTAAAGAAAACCGAGCTACCCGAAAATTCGGAGATCTCGGTTGTAATGGGTAAAACGGCGCCATGGATCGATCATGTACGTGCGGTTGCGAAAGATATGCCATGGCCCACGGTCGTAGACGTGAACGTTAACAATATGGCGGAAAGAATGGCGCAATCGGATATTGGCATAGGGGCTGCGGGAAGTACATCCCCTGGGAACGGTGTTGTTTAG
- a CDS encoding glycosyltransferase, whose product MNVSVIIPVFNAVRFLEAAVKSALAVQEVAEVVLVDDGSSDGSQILCDDLAKNDARISCYRHLNGLNKGVSASRNLGIELAKHEYIAFLDADDLFVPDRFAMDRKLFQEHPDADGVYGAIGVHYYDDQGREMFGKVFSSELTTVRVAVPPERLFEVFMGVGAPIHDFGNFSLDGFTVKKSALDKMPLLLREGMAMHEDSEFIVRMSYYLRLYAGSIDRAVALRGVHGDNRITANARSARRRWQYNKFLLKWAEREGADQRGSRV is encoded by the coding sequence ATGAATGTTTCCGTGATCATTCCCGTCTTCAATGCTGTACGCTTTTTGGAAGCAGCGGTCAAATCGGCATTGGCAGTGCAAGAGGTTGCTGAAGTGGTACTGGTCGATGACGGCTCCTCCGACGGGTCTCAGATCCTATGTGATGACTTGGCTAAGAATGACGCGCGGATCTCATGTTATCGTCACTTGAATGGGTTGAATAAAGGTGTTTCGGCATCAAGGAACCTGGGAATTGAGCTAGCAAAGCATGAATACATAGCTTTTCTGGATGCGGATGACCTTTTCGTGCCGGATCGTTTTGCAATGGATCGGAAGTTATTCCAAGAACATCCGGATGCGGACGGTGTGTATGGCGCTATAGGTGTACATTATTACGATGATCAAGGCCGAGAAATGTTCGGTAAGGTCTTTTCCAGTGAATTGACCACTGTGCGGGTTGCGGTACCGCCGGAACGACTCTTTGAAGTATTCATGGGGGTAGGGGCGCCGATCCACGATTTTGGTAATTTTTCTTTGGATGGCTTTACAGTAAAGAAAAGCGCATTGGATAAAATGCCACTGTTGTTGCGGGAAGGAATGGCTATGCATGAGGATTCCGAATTCATCGTTCGCATGTCCTACTATCTGAGATTGTACGCTGGAAGTATTGATCGGGCCGTTGCATTACGTGGTGTACATGGAGATAACCGCATTACGGCCAATGCAAGGTCTGCTCGAAGGCGTTGGCAGTATAACAAGTTCCTCTTGAAATGGGCGGAGAGAGAAGGTGCCGATCAACGCGGATCAAGAGTTTAA